In Ficedula albicollis isolate OC2 unplaced genomic scaffold, FicAlb1.5 N01902, whole genome shotgun sequence, one genomic interval encodes:
- the LOC101817843 gene encoding class II histocompatibility antigen, B-L beta chain-like, producing LSPSAPQLIPVCPRSLPVPPSVSISLMPSSSQPGPDRLLCSVMDFYPAQIQVRWFQGQQELSEHVVATDVVANGDWTYQLLVLLETPPRRGLSYTCQVEHVSLEQPLRQRWGTGEALGG from the coding sequence ctctctcccagtgccccccagctgatcccagtgtgtccccgctctctcccagtgccccccagcgTGTCCATCTCGCTGATGCCCTCGAgctcccagcccggccccgACCGCCTGCTCTGCTCCGTGATGGATTTCTACCCTGCCCAGATCCAGGTCAGGTGGttccagggccagcaggagctctcGGAGCACGTGGTGGCCACCGACGTGGTGGCCAACGGCGACTGGACCtaccagctgctggtgctgctggaaacgCCGCCCCGGCGCGGGCTCAGCTACACGTGCCAGGTGGAGCACgtcagcctggagcagccgCTGAGACAGCGCTGGGGTACGGGGGAGGCACTGGGGGGC